Sequence from the Microbacterium sp. AZCO genome:
AACTGCTGCCCCTCAAGACCGCGGACCAGCCCGCGTACCTCGCGTGGTCTGTCGACTCGTTCCGTCTCGCGACGGCGGGGGCGCGACCGGCGACGCAGGTGCACACTCATCTCTGCTACTCCGAGTTCGCCGTCGTCATCGACGCCATCGCAGCGCTCGACGCCGACGTCACCTCCATCGAGGCCGCGCGCAGCCGCGGCGAGGTGATCGGCGACATCGCGGAGTCTGGCTTCTCGCACGGCGTCGGGCCCGGCGTCTACGACATCCACTCTCCGCGGGTGCCGTCGGTCGCCGAAGTGGCCGACCTGCTCCGCCGCGCCGTCGACGAGCTTCCGCTGCGCCAGGTCTGGGTCAACCCCGATTGCGGCCTCAAGACCCGCGCCTACCCCGAGACGGTCGCCTCGCTGCAGAACCTCGTCGAGGCGACGCGCCTTGTGCGCGCCGCCATCGACGTGACGGTCTAACGGCGCGGCTTCTTCGCGGTGGGGGATGCCCCGGTCGCGGCTTCTCCGGAGGTCGCCGCCGGGGCATCCTCCGTCTCGGCCGCGGAGCTGTCGCCCCCGGCGTCCGGGGGCGTGGCCGAGGGGTACTCGGCCGTGACGTCCTCGCCCGAGGCGACGTCGGTGTCCGTCGGCGCCGCCGCGGCGCCCGGGTCGGTAGCGGCGGTCGTGTCCGTCGGCGCCGCCGCGGCGCCCGGCTCGGTCGCGGCGTCGGAGGACCGGTCGGTCCACGCCGAGAGTGCGGCCGCCGAGGCCTGCGCGTCCGCCGCGGCCGCCTCCGCGTCCGCTGCCGCGACCTCCGCGTCGATGGCCGCACCGGTCGCGACCTCGGCGGGCGTCGGTGACACGAGCTCGTCGGGACGCTTCTGCAGCAGCTCGAGGAGCCAGGCGACCGCGAATGCGACGATGATCACGAGGAAGACGTCGCCCGCCGACAGGGGCCGCAGGGCGTAGAGCCACAGCACCGCCAGGATCGCGATGATGACGCGGATCAGGACGCGGGAGCGGGCGAGCCACAGGCCGAAGCCGCCGGTGTTGAGGCCCCGCGAGGCGAGCCAGCGGCGCGCCGAGGAGTTGACGCCGCGGATCACGCCGCGCGAGCGTACGGCCGGCGACGAGCCGCCCATGAACCAGCCCAGCACGGCGATGAAGACGCCGAGGAGCGCGATGATCGCCGCCGTCTGGCGCATGGAGTCGATGAGCTGGCCGTAGATCACGTCGAGCGCCGCGACCGACAGGTCGAGCTGCGCGCCGGCCTGCCCGATCAAGGGATAGCCGACGGCGAAGCCGAGTGCGAGCGCGCCGCCGCCGAGGGCGAAGCCGATGCCCGTGCCGACGATCGCGACGCTACGCCTGCGGGCGATCAGGATGCCGAGCGCGAAGAGCGCGAGCGTGATGACGGGCAGCCACCACCCCAGGGTCGACGCGATGGCGTACGACGTGCGGATCGTGACGAGGGCTGATCCCGTGCCGATGATGACGACCTTGTCGATGGCCGGGATCATCTGTGCGACCCCGACGCCGCGGTCCACGAGGTTCTGCTTGACGCGGTCGACGATGGCTCCGAGCTGGATGCCGACGCCCTGGTCGGTCATCACGACGACGCCGTTGCCGTCCGACGTCGCGGCGGCGGTGAGCGCGCGATGCGCGGCGCGCGTCGTCGTGGCCCATACGTCGGCGAAGGCATCGGACTGCACGACGCGCGTCACCGTCGTGTTGACGAGGTTCTCCAGCCCGTCGGCGGCGGGCGCCTTGAGGAGATCGAGCGCCTGCTTCGCGCGAGGTCCGAGGCCGAGGTCGGAGATGCCGTCGAAGACGTTCGAGGTCAGCTGTTTGAAGTCGACCTGCGCCTGGATGGCGTCCATCGTCTCGTCGACGATCATCTGCTGGACGGCGGGATCGTCGGCGAGCGGCGCGAGCGTGTTGACGAACGCCTCTTCGTCCACGAGCTGCACGCGTGCCCACGCGCTCACGATCGAGACGGGCACGAGGATCGCCGCGATCACGATCACGAGGGCGGACACCCACGCGCGCCACGTCCCCTTGCGCCGGCGCTCAATCTCGGCGGGTGGAGCCGCGACGGGCGGGATCGGCGCCGTGAGACGGAGCGTCTCGTTCTCGGCGCGCAGGCGATCGACTTCGGATCGGAGATCATCGATCTCGGACGTGGCCATGTCCCCACCTCTCATCGGCGCCACCCCCGGCGCCCTGGGGCCATTGTGCACGGCGGCCCCGACGTTCACCATCGATCCGCCGACGGCATCGCCCTGCGTGGGCGAGGCGCCGAGGAGAGGAGGGATGCCGCGCGCGGCGCGCGGGGGAGGCTAAACGGCGCGGAGGACGGCGACGACCTTGCCGAGCACGACGGCCTCATCGCCCAGGATCGGCTCGAACGCGGAGTTGCGGGGGAGCAGCCACGTGTGGCCGTCGCGCTGCCGGAAGGCCTTGACCGTCGCCTCGCCGTCGAGCATCGCCGCGACGATGTCGCCGTTCTGGGCGTCGTGCTGCGAGCGGACGACGACCCAGTCGCCGTCGCAGATCGCCGCGTCGATCATCGACTCCCCGACGATCTTGAGCATGAAGAGGTCGCCCTTGCCGACGAGCTGACGCGGGAGGGGGAAGATCTCCTCGATCTGCTGGTCCGCCGTGATCGGCACTCCCGCCGCGATCCGGCCCACGAGCGGCACGAGGGCGGCGTCGCCCACGGCGGGGGCGGTGTCGGCCGGGTTCTCGTCGGCGACGCCCGGAAGATCGATGAGCACCTCCATCGCACGCGTCTTGCCGGCGTCGCGGCGCAGGTAGCCGCTCAGCTCGAGCTGGTTGAGCTGATGGGTGACGCTCGAGAGCGACTTGAGGCCGACTGCGTCCCCGATCTCGCGCATGCTCGGCGGATACCCGTGCCGCGCGATAGAGCGCTGGATGACCTCCAGGATGGCGAGCTGCTTGTCGCTGAGGCTCTTGCGCCGCCGGGTCTGAGGCTTGTCGCGGCCGCTCGCGTCGGTCATCGTGCAGCTCCTGTCTCACGCTCCGCGGGGGGAGCGTCTTCGAATGTCGGAGGCCCGTGGTGGGGTGTCTCTGTCGAAACGGTATCCGGTCGTCGAGGCGATGCGCAGCACCAGTGCCCGCGTGTCGTATTCGAGGGTCCGGAGTCCGATTCGGCGCTTGACACCCGATTGTATCGAAGATAACTTCGGAATGAAGGTTCGCATTTGCCACTCCCGGCCGAGCGGCGGATGCGAACCTCTTCCCCTCAGGAGGACGCCATGACCGCCATCGGCATCTCGAGCACCGCTTTCCGCAGCACGGCCCGTCGAGGCTCGGTTCGTCCGAGCGCCGCCTCGGCCACGCGGCTGCGTCTGACGACGCGCGGCCGCCGGGTGATCGCGTTCCTCGCCGCGCTGCCCGCGATCGTGGCGCTCGCCGTCGCGCTCGTCGTGGGAGGGTCCTCGGCCCTCGCCTCGCGCGACACCGGTGCGCCCGCGGGATCGTTCGCGACCGTCACCGTCGCGGCCGGCGAGTCGCTGTGGTCGATCGCCGAGGAGGTCGCGCCCGGCGCCGACCCGCGCGACGTCGTCGACGCGATCGCGCGCCTCAACGCCCTCGACGGCGTCACCGTGTCGGCGGGGCAGCGTCTCGCGATCCCGGCCGAATACGCCCCCGCCCACTGATCCCCGACGACGCGACGCCCTCCGCCCGTACCCCGCCCGAGCTGGCCCGCGCCGCCTCGCAGAAGGCGCGCCCGATGGCTGAGAGGGTCCACGAGGCGCTCGCCGCGCGGCGCTCTACGATGGGAGGGGTGACCGTGCGCCTCGATCAGCTCCCGCTTCGCGACGACCTCCGCGGAATGACGCCCTACGGCGCTCCGCAGGCGCCGCTCCCCGTCGCTCTCAACGTCAACGAGAACACGCATCCTGTTCCGCAGGAGGTCGCCGACGACATCCTCGACTCGATCGCCCACGCCCTGCGCGACGTCAACCGCTATCCCGACCGCGAGTTCACCGACCTCCGGGAGGGTTTCGCCGCTTACCTCGGCCACGGGCTCACGCGCGATCAGATCTGGGCGGCCAACGGCTCCAACGAGGTCCTGCAGCACGTGCTGCAGGCGTTCGCCGGCCCCGGACGCACGGCGTTCGGATTCGCGCCGACGTACTCGATGTATCCGCTGCTCACCCGCGCCACGGGCGCGACGTGGGTCGCGGGCGAGCGGGCGCACGATTTCGGCGTCAGCGCGGAGAGTGCGGCGGCGCAGGTCGCGGATGCCGACCCCGACGTCGTCTTCCTCTGCGCCCCGAACAACCCGACGGGCACGCCCATGGGCCTCGACGTCATCGAGGCCGTCTACGACGCGACCGACGGCATCGTCATCGTCGACGAGGCGTACTTCGAGTTCGCCCCGCGCGAGGAGCGCTCGGCTCTGACGCTCCTGCCGGACCGCGAGCGACTCGTCATCTCCCGCACGATGAGCAAGGCCTTCGCCTTCGCTGGGGCGCGAGTCGGCTACCTCGCCGCCGATCCCGCCATCGTCGACGCCCTGCGGCTCGTGCGCCTGCCGTATCACCTCAGCGCGCTCACGCAGGCAGCCGCGTCCGCGGCGCTCCGGCACGCCCCGACCATGCTGCGCATGGTCGACGAGATCGTCGCGCAGCGCGACCGCATCTCGGCGACGCTCGACGCCCTCGACTACGAGCCGCACGAGTCGTGGACGAACTTCGTGCTGTTCGGCGGCGTCGACGACCCGGCCGCGACCTGGCAGGCGCTCTACGACCGCGGCGTGCTCATCCGCGACGTCGGCATCCCGAACCACCTGCGGGTCACCGCCGGCACGGAGGCCGAGACGACCGCGTTCCTCGACGCCCTCGCCTCGATAGACTCGGGCTCATGACCGCACGCACCGCGTCGCTCCGCCGCGCGACGAGCGAGTCCACTGTCGAGCTCGACCTCGACCTCGACGGCACGGGCCGCAGCCACATCGACACGACGGTCCCGTTCTTCGACCACCTCCTCACCGCCTTCGCCAAGCACTCGCTGACCGATCTCACGGTGCGCGCGTCGGGCGACACCGACATCGACGCGCATCACACGGCCGAGGATGTCTCGATCGTGCTCGGCCAGGCGATCCGCCAGGCCCTCGGTGACAAGTCGGGCATCTCTCGCTACGGCGACGCACTCGTCCCGCTCGACGAAGCGCTCGCGCAGGCCGTCGTCGACATCTCGGGCCGGCCCTACCTCGTGCACACGGGGGAGCCCGCCGGCTTCGAGTTCCACCTCATCGGCGGCCACTTCACGGGGTCGCTCGTCCGTCACACGTTCGAGGCCATCACGTTCAACGCGGGCCTCACCGTGCACGTCCGCGTGCTCGAGGGCCGCGACCCCCACCACATCGCGGAGGCCGAGTTCAAGGCGTTCGCGCGCGCCTTCCGCCAGGCGAAGTCGCTCGATCCGCTGGTCGACGGCATCCCGAGCACGAAGGGCGCGCTGTGACGCGACCCGTCGTCGCGGTGCTCGACTACGGGTCGGGCAATGTCCACTCCGCCGTGAAGGCGCTCGACGCCGCGGGCGCCGACGCGCGCCTCACGTCGGATCGTTCGCTCGTGCTCGAGGCCGACGGCCTCGTCGTGCCCGGCGTCGGCGCCTTCCGCGCCGTCATGGAGGCGCTCAAGGCCAGCCGCGGTGAGGAGCTCATCGGCCGCCGCCTCGCGGGCGGGCGCCCCGTCCTCGGCATCTGCGTCGGCATGCAGGTGCTCTTCGAGCGCGGCGTGGAGCGCGGCGTCGACACGGAGGGGCTCGGCGAGTGGCCGGGAACCGTGACCGAGCTCGACGCGCCCGTGCTTCCGCACATGGGCTGGAACACCGTGCAGGCAGGTGCGGGGAGCCGCCTGTTCGCGGGCATCGAGAACGAGCGCTTCTACTTCGTGCACTCCTTCGGAGCGCAGAAGTGGCACCTCGACGTGCAGCCGCCGTTCCCGCAGCCGAGCCTCACGTGGTGCGACTACGGCTCGTCTCCCTTCCTCGCCGCGGTCGAGAACGGGCCTCTCTCGGCCACCCAGTTCCACCCCGAGAAGTCGGGGAGTGCCGGCATCCGTCTCCTCTCCAATTGGATCGACGGGCTGGGCGCGGCTAACCTCTGAACTCGTGCCTATGTGCGGGAGCCGTCCCGCGGCCGCGATGCGCTTCGAGGATCCATGACCGATTTCGCCTCCCGTCCTGAACTCACCCTTCTCCCCGCTGTCGACGTCGCCGACGGCAAAGCCGTGCGTCTGACGCAGGGCGAGGCCGGCTCCGAGACGAGTTACGGCGATCCCATCGAGGCCGCCGTCGAGTGGGCGTCGCAGGGGGCGGAGTGGATCCACCTGGTCGACCTCGACGCCGCCTTCGGCCGCGGCACGAACGCGCCGGTGCTGCGCAAGGTCATCAAGCAGGTGCGCGGCGTGCTGGTCGAGCTCTCCGGCGGCATCCGCGACGACGCCACGCTCGAGGCCGCTCTCGAGTCCGGCGCTGCGCGCATCAACCTCGGCACCGCGGCGCTCGAGAACCCCGAGTGGGCCGCCGACGTGATCGGGCGCTACGGCGACGTCATCGCCGTGGGGCTCGACGTGCGCGGCACGACCCTCGCAGCGCGCGGCTGGACCCGCGACGGGGGCGACCTCTGGACCGTCCTCGATCGGCTCGAAGAGGCCGGCTGCAGCCGCTACGTCGTGACCGACGTCACGAAGGACGGCACCCTCCGCGGCCCGAACCTCGACCTCCTGCGCGA
This genomic interval carries:
- the lexA gene encoding transcriptional repressor LexA, whose product is MTDASGRDKPQTRRRKSLSDKQLAILEVIQRSIARHGYPPSMREIGDAVGLKSLSSVTHQLNQLELSGYLRRDAGKTRAMEVLIDLPGVADENPADTAPAVGDAALVPLVGRIAAGVPITADQQIEEIFPLPRQLVGKGDLFMLKIVGESMIDAAICDGDWVVVRSQHDAQNGDIVAAMLDGEATVKAFRQRDGHTWLLPRNSAFEPILGDEAVVLGKVVAVLRAV
- a CDS encoding LysM peptidoglycan-binding domain-containing protein — translated: MTAIGISSTAFRSTARRGSVRPSAASATRLRLTTRGRRVIAFLAALPAIVALAVALVVGGSSALASRDTGAPAGSFATVTVAAGESLWSIAEEVAPGADPRDVVDAIARLNALDGVTVSAGQRLAIPAEYAPAH
- a CDS encoding histidinol-phosphate transaminase; translated protein: MGGVTVRLDQLPLRDDLRGMTPYGAPQAPLPVALNVNENTHPVPQEVADDILDSIAHALRDVNRYPDREFTDLREGFAAYLGHGLTRDQIWAANGSNEVLQHVLQAFAGPGRTAFGFAPTYSMYPLLTRATGATWVAGERAHDFGVSAESAAAQVADADPDVVFLCAPNNPTGTPMGLDVIEAVYDATDGIVIVDEAYFEFAPREERSALTLLPDRERLVISRTMSKAFAFAGARVGYLAADPAIVDALRLVRLPYHLSALTQAAASAALRHAPTMLRMVDEIVAQRDRISATLDALDYEPHESWTNFVLFGGVDDPAATWQALYDRGVLIRDVGIPNHLRVTAGTEAETTAFLDALASIDSGS
- the hisB gene encoding imidazoleglycerol-phosphate dehydratase HisB, coding for MTARTASLRRATSESTVELDLDLDGTGRSHIDTTVPFFDHLLTAFAKHSLTDLTVRASGDTDIDAHHTAEDVSIVLGQAIRQALGDKSGISRYGDALVPLDEALAQAVVDISGRPYLVHTGEPAGFEFHLIGGHFTGSLVRHTFEAITFNAGLTVHVRVLEGRDPHHIAEAEFKAFARAFRQAKSLDPLVDGIPSTKGAL
- the hisH gene encoding imidazole glycerol phosphate synthase subunit HisH, whose translation is MTRPVVAVLDYGSGNVHSAVKALDAAGADARLTSDRSLVLEADGLVVPGVGAFRAVMEALKASRGEELIGRRLAGGRPVLGICVGMQVLFERGVERGVDTEGLGEWPGTVTELDAPVLPHMGWNTVQAGAGSRLFAGIENERFYFVHSFGAQKWHLDVQPPFPQPSLTWCDYGSSPFLAAVENGPLSATQFHPEKSGSAGIRLLSNWIDGLGAANL
- the priA gene encoding bifunctional 1-(5-phosphoribosyl)-5-((5-phosphoribosylamino)methylideneamino)imidazole-4-carboxamide isomerase/phosphoribosylanthranilate isomerase PriA is translated as MTDFASRPELTLLPAVDVADGKAVRLTQGEAGSETSYGDPIEAAVEWASQGAEWIHLVDLDAAFGRGTNAPVLRKVIKQVRGVLVELSGGIRDDATLEAALESGAARINLGTAALENPEWAADVIGRYGDVIAVGLDVRGTTLAARGWTRDGGDLWTVLDRLEEAGCSRYVVTDVTKDGTLRGPNLDLLREVTSRTPKPVVASGGISSLDDIEALRTLVPLGVEGAIVGKALYAGAFTLAEALDVARG